A section of the Oryzias melastigma strain HK-1 linkage group LG14, ASM292280v2, whole genome shotgun sequence genome encodes:
- the arhgap35b gene encoding rho GTPase-activating protein 35: MMAKKQDARSPIYNLVVVGLSGTEKEKGQCGVGKSCLCNRFVRPSADDFYLDHTSVLSTSDFGGRVVNNDHFLFWGEVSRVLEEGPECRMHVVEQTEFIDDQTFQPHRSTAMQPYIKRAAATKLASAEKLMYFCTDQLGLEQDFEQKQMPEGKLQVDGFLLCVDVSRGMNRNFDDQLKFVTNLYGQLSKTKKPIVLVLTKCDEGVERYIKDAHTFAITKKSLPVVETSARSNINVDLAFLTLAQLIDKSRGKPKIIPYFEALKLQSQQIASAKDRYEWLINRIVKNHNESWLNTSRRMNNSPEYKEYVFLEGTFKCKKLFQQHVYRLKQEHIERRRKIYLSTLPLALSSLVPDLDEIDQLSWSGVQKVLESKQHFTHWFVVLEDSPWEDTSHIDNMEDERIPSDLLETAEAEEIFNSHLEHLRNECRRAEIRQEFKQKLASSPFVTPGKPWEEARSFIMNEEFYQWLEETEYLDLYNRHQKEIIDRAKEDFQELLLEYSELFYELEVDAKPSKEKMGAIQEVLGEEQRFKALQKLPAERDALVLKHIHFVYHPTKETCPSSPHCGDSKIEQLLATRFPTCYPFFDLKAHIGDTKADRINLVILGKDGLAREFANEIRTLCTNDDWYVLDGKMYELTLRPIEGNVRLPVNSFHTPTFTPHGCLCLYNSKESLSYVVESLERLRESTLGRRDSQLAQLPTFLLLVTKRGVGSYVDIGGDTALNLITQGQQFARRLQCSFLDPASPGMGYGHNINETQINQVLRGLLDIRRSTTFSSSSPPLLTEPPGLRDSSHHPAQEPDLRIVMCIMCGDPYDNEQLLSPFLMHQHCRPMSNSGTSVLLEQTVGGHKLAIELSLLSYHASFTLRKSRLVHGYIAVYSVCRKASLETLCAFLCEVQDIIPIQLLAVGDSQAELSDSDYACEQLIQGEELAHEIEARFNTLICGSGGVVGGLHRIEMFHPFFTEVMEKRNIVEATHMYDNVAEACTYENVYSPRCSSPSPVTMFMDSEDDVDPSPPYYDGTLSSHGGGYHLPDLDSSDISVISDIRDFENKLNNKIPPQVRSKPGVTFDFRKVSRSPYIDTLGHRRSLPSAVTWVPGGDVGYDPSDYAEPIDAVSKPRPSNEEIIYSVPHDSTQGKIITIRNSNRMHSNGNGSDSEADSSSLERRRKFSAVGVKPRLYRDRSKRLGKFSSFRTSFIGSDDEMGALPKCKEDDFGTLKSDSLVNEESEDPKKRNILKSLRRTAKKTRPKARPAIPKPMESCYFGVPLANVVSPDRPIPLFIEKCVRFIETTGLNTEGLYRVSGNKSEMESMQRQFEQDHGLDLVEKDFSINTVAGALKSFCSELPEPLVPCALQVELLDAFKINDREQRLYAMKDVLRKFPKENYDLFKYVVSHLNKVSQLSRLNLMTSENLSICFWPTLMRPDFTTMDALTATRTYQTIIETFIHQCAFFFYNQPLIDSPTGLGGLPASPTTTLSGGSAYSCYRSSPPHTAAHFSPLQQSPTTTPQSPLQSLLPPLHQHPHSHHSPAEQETL, encoded by the exons ATGATGGCGAAAAAGCAAGATGCCCGATCGCCCATTTACAACCTCGTTGTGGTGGGTTTGTCAGGAACAGAGAAGGAGAAGGGGCAGTGTGGGGTTGGCAAATCCTGTCTGTGTAATAGGTTTGTCCGGCCAAGTGCAGATGATTTCTACTTGGACCACACATCGGTGCTAAGCACCAGTGACTTTGGAGGCAGAGTGGTTAATAATGACCACTTTCTGTTTTGGGGGGAAGTTTCCCGTGTCCTGGAGGAAGGCCCCGAGTGCAGGATGCATGTTGTGGAACAAACTGAGTTCATTGATGACCAGACCTTTCAGCCTCACCGTAGCACTGCTATGCAGCCCTATATCAAACGAGCAGCTGCAACCAAGCTGGCTTCAGCAGAGAAGCTCATGTACTTCTGTACAGACCAGCTGGGGCTGGAGCAGGACTTTGAGCAGAAGCAAATGCCGGAAGGCAAGCTGCAGGTTGATGGCTTCTTGCTTTGTGTTGACGTGAGCCGGGGCATGAACCGTAACTTTGATGATCAGCTGAAGTTTGTCACAAATCTGTACGGTCAACTTAGCAAGACTAAGAAGCCGATCGTGCTGGTCCTTACCAAATGTGATGAAGGAGTGGAACGTTACATTAAAGATGCACACACATTTGCTATCACGAAGAAAAGTCTGCCAGTAGTTGAGACATCTGCTCGCTCGAACATAAACGTTGACCTCGCCTTTCTCACTTTGGCTCAGCTCATTGATAAGAGCAGGGGAAAGCCGAAGATCATCCCCTACTTTGAAGCCTTGAAGCTCCAGAGTCAGCAGATAGCCTCTGCCAAGGATCGCTATGAATGGTTAATTAACCGTATTGTAAAAAATCACAATGAAAGCTGGTTAAATACAAGTCGACGAATGAACAATTCCCCAGAGTACAAGGAATATGTCTTTTTGGAGGGAACATTTAAGTGcaaaaagctttttcagcaGCATGTGTACCGTCTGAAGCAGGAACACATTGAGAGGCGTCGCAAAATATACTTGAGCACTCTTCCCCTAGCACTTAGTTCTTTGGTGCCAGATCTAGATGAGATAGATCAGCTTAGCTGGTCTGGGGTGCAAAAGGTGTTAGAGTCCAAACAACATTTTACCCActggtttgttgttttggaaGATTCACCGTGGGAAGACACGTCTCACATTGACAACATGGAAGATGAGCGAATCCCCTCAGACCTACTGGAAACTGCAGAAGCAGAGGAAATATTCAATTCCCACCTGGAACATCTGAGAAATGAGTGCAGACGGGCAGAGATAAGGCAGGAGTTCAAACAGAAATTAGCTTCCTCGCCCTTCGTCACTCCGGGTAAGCCTTGGGAGGAGGCTCGCAGTTTCATCATGAACGAAGAGTTCTATCAGTGGCTTGAGGAGACTGAGTATTTAGACCTCTACAATCGCCATCAGAAGGAGATCATTGACCGTGCTAAAGAAGACTTCCAGGAGCTTTTGCTCGAGTACTCTGAGCTCTTTTATGAACTTGAAGTTGACGCCAAGCCAAGTAAGGAGAAGATGGGTGCAATTCAGGAGGTTTTGGGGGAGGAACAGAGATTCAAGGCGCTACAGAAGCTCCCTGCTGAAAGAGATGCACTAGTGCTGAAGCATATCCACTTTGTCTATCATCCCACCAAGGAAACGTGCCCTAGCAGTCCTCACTGTGGTGACTCCAAGATCGAGCAGCTTCTCGCTACGCGTTTCCCTACGTGTTATCCCTTTTTTGATTTGAAAGCTCACATTGGGGACACAAAGGCTGACAGAATTAACCTTGTCATACTTGGAAAGGATGGACTGGCGAGAGAATTTGCCAATGAGATTAGAACCCTCTGCACAAATGATGACTGGTATGTTTTAGATGGAAAGATGTACGAGTTGACGCTTCGCCCTATCGAGGGAAACGTTCGTCTTCCGGTTAATTCTTTTCACACCCCAACTTTCACCCCTCATGGATGTCTATGTCTGTATAACTCAAAAGAGTCCCTGTCTTATGTTGTCGAAAGCCTGGAGCGTCTCAGGGAATCGACTCTTGGTCGAAGGGACAGCCAACTGGCACAGTTGCCGACATTTCTTCTTTTGGTCACCAAAAGAGGTGTAGGATCATATGTAGACATTGGTGGAGATACTGCCTTAAACCTAATCACACAGGGACAGCAGTTTGCGAGGAGACTGCAATGTAGCTTTTTAGACCCAGCCTCCCCAGGAATGGGCTACGGTCACAACATCAATGAGACCCAAATTAACCAGGTGCTGAGGGGCCTTTTGGATATTAGGAGGAGCACAACCTTTAGTAGCAGTTCCCCACCCCTCCTCACTGAGCCTCCAGGTCTCAGGGACTCTTCACATCACCCAGCCCAAGAGCCTGACCTTCGAATTGTCATGTGCATAATGTGCGGAGATCCCTATGACAATGAACAACTCCTTTCCCCTTTCTTAATGCATCAGCATTGCAGGCCAATGTCAAATAGTGGTACTTCTGTCTTGCTGGAGCAGACAGTTGGCGGACATAAGTTGGCCATAGAACTTTCTCTACTCTCATACCATGCTTCCTTCACTCTGAGAAAGAGCAGGTTAGTGCATGGCTACATTGCTGTATACTCTGTCTGCAGGAAGGCCTCACTAGAGACGCTGTGTGCATTCTTGTGTGAGGTTCAAGACATCATCCCCATTCAGCTGTTGGCTGTAGGAGATAGTCAGGCAGAGCTCAGTGACAGTGACTATGCATGTGAACAGCTCATTCAAGGGGAGGAGTTGGCTCACGAGATTGAGGCGCGCTTCAACACCCTGATTTGTGGATCTGGCGGGGTGGTGGGAGGCCTGCACAGGATAGAGATGTTCCATCCATTTTTCACTGAGGTTATGGAGAAGCGGAACATTGTGGAGGCCACACACATGTACGATAATGTTGCAGAAGCGTGCACCTATGAAAATGTCTACTCCCCACGCTGCAGTTCTCCAAGTCCTGTCACCATGTTCATGGACTCAGAGGATGACGTTGATCCCTCTCCACCATACTATGATGGCACGCTTTCTTCCCATGGTGGGGGATACCACTTGCCTGACTTGGATTCAAGTGACATCTCTGTCATCTCTGATATCAGGGACTTTGAGAATAAGCTCAATAACAAAATACCCCCTCAAGTGAGATCCAAACCAGGGGTCACCTTTGACTTCCGGAAGGTGAGCCGTAGCCCATACATTGATACACTAGGTCATCGTCGCTCCCTCCCCTCTGCTGTTACATGGGTACCTGGTGGGGATGTGGGTTACGATCCCTCAGACTATGCTGAACCTATTGATGCTGTGTCCAAACCCCGTCCCAGCAATGAGGAGATCATATATTCAGTTCCACATGACAGCACTCAAGGCAAAATCATTACCATACGCAACTCCAACAGGATGCACTCTAACGGAAATGGCTCAGATAGTGAAGCAGACAGCAGCTCTCTGGAGCGCCGGAGGAAGTTTTCTGCCGTTGGGGTAAAGCCTCGCCTGTACCGGGATCGCTCGAAGCGCCTTGGCAAGTTCAGCAGCTTCCGTACAAGCTTCATAGGCAGTGATGATGAGATGGGAGCTCTTCCAAAGTGCAAAGAAGATGACTTTGGGACCTTGAAAAGCGACAGTCTTGTAAATGAGGAGAGTGAGGACCCAAAGAAGAGGAACATTCTGAAGAGCCTCAGACGAACAGCCAAG aaaacaagaccaaaaGCCCGGCCTGCTATTCCCAAACCCATGGAAAGCTGTTACTTTGGAGTCCCTCTGGCAAATGTGGTGTCCCCAGACAGACCTATCCCACTCTTCATCGAGAAGTGTGTCAGGTTCATTGAGACAACTG GGCTGAACACAGAGGGTTTGTACCGCGTAAGCGGCAACAAGTCCGAGATGGAAAGCATGCAAAGGCAGTTTGAACAGG ACCACGGATTAGACCTGGTGGAGAAAGATTTCTCCATAAACACTGTGGCTGGAGCTCTGAAGAGCTTCTGCTCAGAGCTGCCTGAGCCCCTGGTGCCTTGTGCTCTGCAGGTGGAACTCCTGGACGCTTTCA AAATCAATGACCGAGAACAGAGGCTGTATGCCATGAAGGATGTCCTGAGGAAGTTCCCCAAGGAGAATTACGATCTCTTTAAATATGTAGTGAGCCACTTAAATAA GGTGAGCCAGCTGAGCAGGCTGAACCTGATGACCAGTGAAAACCTGTCCATCTGTTTTTGGCCCACCCTCATGAGGCCGGACTTCACCACCATGGACGCCCTGACTGCCACCCGCACCTACCAGACAATCATCGAGACCTTCATCCACCAGTGTGCTTTCTTCTTCTACAACCAGCCCCTCATCGACTCCCCCACCGGGCTGGGAGGCCTCCCCGCCTCTCCCACCACCACCCTCAGCGGCGGCTCTGCCTACTCGTGTTACCGCTCCTCTCCTCCCCACACGGCCGCGCACTTCAGCCCCCTGCAGCAgtcccccaccaccaccccgcAGTCCCCCCTGCAGTCCCTGCTGCCCCCCCTGCACCAGCACCCCCACTCCCACCACTCCCCCGCTGAACAGGAGACACTGTGA
- the LOC112142440 gene encoding uncharacterized protein LOC112142440 (The sequence of the model RefSeq protein was modified relative to this genomic sequence to represent the inferred CDS: added 30 bases not found in genome assembly): MNIISDTVFKSSNAVFKAIMKRYRKSGRDTSSHHPRIPESDLEKFRCSSALSPDTPLGLVRKVWFDIQLCLARRGREGSRELTMASFAIHRDEEGAEYVSLSHNPETKNHKTPNDPHKQNLRGFMFARPGDPLCPIKAFKKYISKCPPDAKSFYLHPKRSITPASEVWYSREPMGVNYLGEMLKKISEEVGLPRIYTNHSLWSTAVSRLSDGGLESPQIMSVTGHRCESSLQAYWAPSLQERREWSNILSSCNVATSSDQGPQKLNLSPSSSNVMDMPVSLSNFTING; this comes from the exons ATGAACATAATTAGCGACACCGTGTTCAAGAGCAGCAATGCggtttttaaagcaataatgAAGCGCTACAGAAAGAGTGGAAGAGACACCAGCTCCCATCATCCTCGGATTCCTGAGTCGGACCTAGAGAAATTCCGATGCTCATCTGCGCTGTCTCCCGACACGCCCCTCGGCCTTGTCAGAAAGGTGTGGTTTGACATCCAGCTGTGTTTGGCCCGGCGTGGGAGGGAGGGGAGCCGTGAGCTGACCATGGCATCTTTTGCCATCCACAGAGACGAGGAAGGTGCTGAATATGTCAGCCTGTCACATAATCCTGAaactaaaaatcacaaaactccAAACGACCCGCACAAGCAAAATCTAAGAGGATTTATGTTTGCAAGGCCCGGGGATCCTCTGTGCCCAATAAAAGCTTTCAAGAAGTACATCTCTAAATGTCCTCCAGACGCAAAATCTTTTTATCTGCACCCGAAGCGCTCCATCACCCCAGCATCTGAGGTTTGGTACTCCAGGGAACCGATGGGCGTCAACTACCTCggagaaatgcttaaaaaaataagtgaagaG GTGGGGCTACCGCGGATTTACACCAACCACAGCTTGTGGAGCACGGCTGTGAGTCGACTCTCAGACGGCGGTCTGGAATCCCCCCAGATCATGTCTGTGACGGGGCACCGCTGTGAGAGCAGCCTGCAGGCTTACTGGGCTCCGTCACTCCAGGAGAGACGAGAATGGAGCAACATTCTGTCGTCATGCAACGTCGCAACCAGCAGTGATCAGGGTCCACAAAAGCTGAATCTCAGTCCTTCAAGCAGCAATGTGATGGACATGCca